One segment of Micromonospora parathelypteridis DNA contains the following:
- a CDS encoding RNA polymerase sigma factor, with product MSDDLEIEELAGRAATGDAAALDALLIRIGPQVLRQCLRLLPCRQDAEEACQDALLQVARKIDGFAGRSKFSTWLYVVTANCARQTYRSLKRRADEQTTPLLPLDAVDPRTTSVIAGSRLDLLDALERLEAHRPELVAPLVMRDLCQLTYDEIADHLAIPVGTLKSRIHDARRHVRASLKAA from the coding sequence ATGTCAGACGATCTTGAAATCGAGGAGCTCGCCGGCCGCGCCGCCACGGGCGACGCTGCCGCTCTTGACGCGCTGCTGATCAGGATCGGCCCGCAGGTCCTGCGGCAGTGTCTGCGCCTCCTCCCGTGCAGGCAGGACGCCGAAGAGGCGTGCCAGGATGCCCTTCTGCAGGTCGCTCGCAAGATAGACGGCTTCGCGGGCCGGTCGAAGTTCTCCACCTGGCTGTACGTCGTCACGGCCAACTGCGCCCGGCAGACGTACCGAAGCCTCAAGCGCCGGGCCGACGAGCAAACCACGCCGCTGCTCCCGCTCGATGCCGTCGACCCACGCACCACGAGCGTGATCGCGGGCTCCCGGCTCGACCTGCTGGACGCGCTGGAACGGCTGGAGGCTCACCGACCCGAACTGGTCGCCCCTCTGGTAATGCGTGACCTGTGCCAGTTGACCTACGACGAGATCGCCGACCACCTCGCCATCCCGGTCGGCACCCTGAAGTCACGCATCCACGACGCGCGACGGCACGTGCGAGCCTCGCTGAAGGCCGCCTGA
- the murA gene encoding UDP-N-acetylglucosamine 1-carboxyvinyltransferase: MTHSLRIPDLTIPARPDSTASWPVVVGPGDAGDPAVSDVDVIRVHGDARLAGTVHVVGAKNSALKLMAAALLAPGRSVITNVPRITDIAIMGEVLRRLGCDVQFDADDPVDPMVARGGVARSRSVTIDVPEQPGADADYDLVRRLRASICVLGPLLARRGYVRVAHPGGDAIGSRGLDMHVSGLTRMGAEISGEHGFVIASAPHGLRGADIVLDFPSVGATENLVMAAVLAQGVTTIDNAAREPEIVDICTMLNQMGARISGAGTSTLRITGVPGLRPVRHATVGDRIVAGTWAFGAAMTRGDVTVTGLDPAFLEVALDKVVAAGGLVETRGDGFRVRMDDRPRAVDVVTLPYPGFATDLLPMAIGLAAVSDGASLITENIFDGRFMFANEMMRLGADIKTDGHHAVVRGRDRLSGAPVQATDIRAGAGLIIAGLCAQGVTEVSHVHHVDRGYPDFVADLRALGVAVERGTTPEEPSLEI, translated from the coding sequence ATGACGCACAGCCTACGGATTCCCGACCTGACGATCCCGGCGCGCCCGGACAGCACCGCCAGTTGGCCGGTGGTGGTGGGTCCCGGCGACGCCGGCGATCCGGCGGTCAGTGATGTCGACGTCATCCGGGTCCACGGTGACGCCCGACTGGCCGGCACCGTGCACGTGGTCGGTGCCAAGAACTCGGCGTTGAAGCTGATGGCCGCCGCGTTGCTCGCGCCGGGCCGCAGTGTGATCACGAACGTCCCACGGATCACCGACATCGCGATCATGGGGGAGGTACTGCGCCGGCTGGGCTGCGACGTCCAGTTCGACGCGGACGACCCGGTCGACCCGATGGTCGCCCGCGGTGGGGTGGCCCGGTCTCGTTCGGTGACCATCGACGTGCCCGAACAGCCCGGCGCGGACGCCGACTACGACCTGGTCCGGCGGTTGCGCGCGTCGATCTGTGTGCTCGGCCCGCTGCTGGCCCGCCGGGGGTACGTGCGGGTGGCCCACCCCGGCGGTGACGCCATCGGATCCCGGGGCTTGGACATGCACGTCTCCGGGCTGACCCGGATGGGCGCGGAGATCTCCGGTGAGCACGGGTTCGTCATCGCGTCTGCCCCGCACGGGCTGCGCGGCGCGGACATCGTGTTGGACTTCCCCAGCGTCGGCGCGACCGAGAACCTGGTGATGGCGGCGGTGCTGGCCCAGGGCGTCACGACGATCGACAACGCGGCCCGGGAGCCGGAGATCGTCGACATCTGCACGATGCTCAACCAGATGGGCGCACGGATCTCCGGCGCGGGCACGTCGACGCTGCGGATCACCGGGGTGCCCGGTCTGCGCCCGGTGCGGCACGCCACGGTGGGGGACCGGATCGTCGCCGGCACCTGGGCGTTCGGCGCCGCGATGACCCGGGGCGACGTGACGGTGACGGGGCTGGACCCGGCGTTCCTGGAGGTGGCGCTGGACAAGGTGGTCGCGGCCGGTGGCCTGGTGGAGACCCGGGGGGATGGCTTTCGCGTACGGATGGACGACCGGCCCCGGGCGGTGGACGTGGTGACGCTGCCGTATCCCGGCTTCGCCACCGACCTGCTGCCGATGGCGATCGGCCTGGCCGCGGTGAGCGACGGCGCTTCCCTGATCACCGAGAACATCTTCGACGGCCGGTTCATGTTCGCCAACGAGATGATGCGGCTCGGCGCGGACATCAAGACCGATGGGCACCACGCGGTGGTGCGTGGGCGGGATCGGCTGTCGGGCGCCCCGGTGCAAGCGACCGACATCCGTGCCGGGGCAGGTTTGATCATCGCCGGGCTCTGCGCTCAGGGGGTCACCGAGGTCTCCCACGTGCACCACGTCGACCGGGGCTATCCGGACTTCGTGGCGGACCTGCGCGCCCTCGGGGTGGCGGTCGAGCGGGGCACCACTCCGGAGGAGCCGTCGCTGGAGATCTGA